One window of the Seriola aureovittata isolate HTS-2021-v1 ecotype China chromosome 22, ASM2101889v1, whole genome shotgun sequence genome contains the following:
- the svopl gene encoding putative transporter SVOPL isoform X2: MVGCGVAGVSQGFVLKTEFIPAKHRAYLLPLATIFWMLGSMLIIILGMLVVPVLGWRWMIRLSVTPSVLLIFLFKFIPESARYHMSAGNVQAAVEILQKIADMNRAALPPGRLVEPAQRERGNWRILLSSSFRRTSLLLWYSWFVASFAYYGSVLSSSELLEKNLLCVTDADQEHQVKHRQEDGLCYCIPFGVSDYQTLLISCLGEVALVPVNICLLNVFGRKMSLAVLQLLAAIVFMMVNICTTMFGFTVLLFLLRSLVSMNFNVVYIYTAEVYPTVARSLGMGFCTSFSRIGGMIAPFMAQVLMSQSVILALTPFAVACVVCALGNFLLPIETKGRALLQNS, translated from the exons ATGGTCGGCTGTGGGGTCGCAGGAGTGTCACAGGG GTTTGTGTTGAAGACCGAGTTCATCCCAGCGAAGCACCGAGCCTACCTACTGCCTCTGGCCACC atCTTCTGGATGCTGGGCTCCATGCTGATCATCATCCTGGGGATGCTGGTGGTTCCTGTTCTGGGCTGGAGGTGGATGATCCGGTTGTCTGTGACTCCCAGtgtcctcctcatcttcctcttcaaG TTTATTCCAGAGTCGGCTCGTTACCACATGTCGGCAGGAAACGTTCAGGCTGCTGTTGAGATTCTGCAGAAAATCGCTGACATGAACAGAGCTGCTCTTCCTCCAGGTCGACTGGTGGAGCCCGCTCAG agagaaagaggaaactgGAGGATTCTGCTCAGTTCCTCCTTCAGGAGaacgtctctgctgctgtggtaCTCATg GTTTGTGGCGTCCTTCGCGTATTACGGTTCAGTCCTGAGCAGCTCCGAGCTGCTGGAGAAGAACCTGTTGTGTGTGACGGATGCTGACCAGGAACATCAGGTCAAACACCGCCAAGAGGACGGACTGTGTTACTGCATCCCCTTCGGAGTCAGCGACTACCAGACGCTGCTCATCAGCTGCCTGGGAGAGGTGGCCC TGGTCCCAGTAAACATctgtctgctgaatgtgtttggACGGAAGATGAGTCTGGcggtgctgcagctgctggcgGCTATTGTGTTCATGATGGTCAACATCTGCACCACGAT gtttGGGttcacagtgctgctgttcCTGCTCCGGTCTCTGGTCTCCATGAACTTTAATGTTGTCTATATTTACACAGCTGAG GTGTACCCCACTGTGGCTCGGTCTCTAGGGATGGGTTTCTGTACGTCGTTCAGTCGGATCGGAGGAATGATTGCTCCATTTATGGCTCAG GTGCTGATGTCTCAGTCGGTGATTCTGGCGCTCACTCCGTTCGCTGTGGCCTGTGTGGTCTGTGCTCTGGGAAACTTCCTGCTGCCGATAGAAACTAAAGGACGAGCTCTGCTG cAAAACTCTTGA
- the mical3b gene encoding protein-methionine sulfoxide oxidase mical3b isoform X5, with amino-acid sequence MGDESYPECRAQELFDEFVSASTCRAALRSFGQLCEHLQLDQSAAERPLYRPIKHRLNYWRANALWAKLDRRAAQQEYLKARACSGTTCVIIGAGPCGLRTAVELSFMGARVVLLEKRDSFSRNNVLHLWPFTIHDLRGLGAKKFYGKFCAGSIDHISIRQLQLVLLKVALLLGVEVHVNVEFKNLVEPPEDQRHKEGWRMEVSPKSHLVNQLEFDVIIGADGRRNTLPGFRRKEFRGKLAIAITANFKNRNTTAEAKVEEISGVAFIFNQRFFQELRQETGIDLENIVYYKDDTHYFVMTAKKQSLLEKGVILQDFADTEQLLSRGNVDQNALQAYAHEAANFSTNHQLPSLDFAMNHYGQPDVAMFDFTCMYASENAAIVRQRHGHQLLITLVGDSLLEPFWPMGTGVARGFLAGLDSAWMIRSWSQGAAPLDVLAERESLYRLLPQTTPENMQKNISLFSVDPTTRYVNINHLTITPAQVRHLVDTGEKAGLNTNCGDIIRLPSPRFPREESFSQSNQLLTWCQEQTRGYRGVAVDDLTTSWKSGLALCALIHRYRPDLIHFDSLDQSSVEENTRLGFDMAEREFGISPLMTVEEMWSVGEPDSLSMVMYLSQFYQLLKDSPPPAGSLCHSSDLRSALITPASLLSRLGHSPSRRKKPNEQIDAAGKRRKTSRPGQEQHESCDLNGDVESQMCDEVFVGGSSGSRVRLMANQLQAKLDESSSTCRSSSSSSSAVAALRRQKKRTLQQEQMSFRFKEKLKSQSVDTKDEQCIQMYTVGVSSLAEQIANRSQPQEEVSSFAVSCSDVCFLCKKRVYVMERVSAEGLFFHRSCFQCDYCSSTLRLAAYAYDQHSGRFYCLQHFDCRLNATTVRKRPAPSDRAASHRTSIASLASAPSLSSTDSLISADHRRPSVCVCFCVCLCVCAAVLGCLQRFL; translated from the exons ATGGGAGACGAGTCTTACCCAGAATGCCGAGCCCAGGAGCTGTTTGATGAGTTTGTGTCAGCGTCGACCTGCAGGGCGGCGCTGCGGTCCTTTGGCCAGCTGTGTGAACATCTGCAGCTGGACCAGAGTGCTGCCGAAAGGCCGCTCTATCGACCAATCAAACACCGCCTCAACTACTGGAGGGCCAACGCTCTGTGGGCGAAACTGGATCGTAGGGCTGCTCAGCAGGAGTACCTGAAGGCCCGGGCCTGCAGCGGCACcacg tgtgtgaTCATCGGGGCTGGGCCCTGCGGTCTGAGAACGGCGGTGGAGCTGAGCTTCATGGGAGCTCGGGTGGTGCTGCTGGAGAAGAGAGACTCTTTCTCCAGGAACAATGTGCTCCACCTGTGGCCCTTCACCATCCATGACCTGCGGGGCCTCGGCGCCAAAAAGTTCTACGGAAAGTTCTGCGCCGGCTCCATCGACCACATTA GTATCCGTCAGTTGCAGCTGGTCCTGCTAAAGGTCGCCTTACTGCTGGGGGTCGAAGTCCATGTCAACGTGGAGTTTAAGAACCTGGTGGAGCCTCCAGAAGAccagagacaca AGGAGGGCTGGAGGATGGAGGTGAGTCCAAAGTCTCATCTCGTCAATCAGCTGGAGTTTGATGTGATAATTGGAGCAGACGGACGCAGGAACACGCTGCCAG GTTTCAGGCGTAAAGAGTTCAGGGGAAAGCTTGCCATCGCCATCACGGCAAACTTTAAGAATAGAAACACCACAGCTGAGGCCAAAGTGGAGGAGATCAGCGGCGTGGCATTCATCTTCAACCAGAGGTTCTTCCAGGAACTACGACAAGAAACGG GGATCGACCTGGAGAACATTGTCTACTATAAAGACGACACGCACTACTTTGTGATGACGGCAAAGAAACAGAGTCTGTTGGAGAAAGGAGTCATCCTGCAG gACTTCGCAGACACCGAACAGCTCCTCTCTCGGGGGAATGTGGACCAGAATGCATTGCAGGCGTATGCCCATGAGGCTGCCAACTTCTCGACCAATCACCAGCTGCCATCTTTGGATTTTGCTATGAACCACTACGGTCAACCAGACGTCGCCATGTTCGACTTCACCTGCATGTACGCGTCCGAGAATGCCGCCATTGTCCGCCAACGCCACGGACACCAGCTGCTCATCACGCTGGTGGGAGATAGTCTGCtggag cccTTCTGGCCGATGGGGACCGGTGTAGCTCGTGGGTTTCTGGCTGGTCTGGATTCAGCCTGGATGATCAGGAGCTGGTCTCAGGGAGCAGCTCCTCTGGACGTGCTGGCTGAGAG AGAGAGTTTGTATCGTCTCCTCCCGCAGACGACTCCGGAGAACATGCAGAAGAACATTAGCCTGTTCTCTGTAGATCCAACGACACGATATGTCAACATCAACCATCTGACCATCACACCTGCTCAG GTGAGACACCTGGTGGACACAGGAGAGAAGGCGGGGCTAAATACAAACTGTGGTGACATCATCCGCCTGCCCTCACCCAGATTCCCCAGAGAGG agtCCTTCTCTCAGTCCAATCAGCTGCTGACTTGGTGTCAGGAACAGACTCGTGGTTACCGTGGCGTTGCCGTTGATGACCTGACTACTTCCTGGAAGAGTGGCCTTGCTCTGTGTGCTCTGATCCACAGATACAGACCTGACCTCAT ACACTTTGACTCTCTGGATCAGTCGTCTGTGGAAGAAAACACTCGTCTGGGCTTCGACATGGCTGAGCGGGAGTTTGGGATTTCTCCTCTGATGACGGTGGAGGAGATGTGGTCTGTAGGAGAACCAGACTCTCTGTCTATGGTCATGTACCTGAGTCAGTTCTACCAGCTGCTCAAAGACTCTCCACCCCCTGCTG gcTCGTTGTGTCACAGCTCTGACCTGAGGTCAGCTCTCATCACTCCGGCCTCCCTCCTCAGCAGACTGGGACACAGTCCGTCCAGGAGAAAGAAACCGAAC GAGCAGATCGATGCTGCAGGTAAAAGGAGGAAGACCAGTCGGCCTGGTCAAGAGCAGCACGAG TCATGTGACCTAAATGGTGACGTCGAGAGCCAGATGTGTGACGAGGTGTTTGTGGGCGGGTCCAGTGGATCCAGAGTTCGTCTGATGGCCAATCAGCTGCAGGCGAAGCTGGACGAGAGCTCGTCTACCTGCAggagttcttcttcttcttcttctgctgttgcGGCTTTACGTCGACAG AAGAAACGAACTCTTCAACAGGAACAGATGAGTTTTCGGTTCAAAGAGAAGCTCAAGTCTCAGAGTGTTGACACCAAGGATGAGCAG TGTATTCAGATGTACACTGTTGGAGTGAGCTCATTGGCTGAGCAGATAGCCAATCGAAGTCAGCCACAGGAGGAAGTGAGTTCG TTTGCAGTGAGCTGCAGTGACGTGTGTTTCCTGTGTAAGAAGAGAGTTTATGTGATGGAGCGTGTCAGTGCAGAGGGATTGTTCTTCCATCGCAGTTGTTTCCAGTGTGATTACTGCAGCAGCACACTCAGACTCGCTGCATATGCCTACGACCAACACAGCG GGAGGTTTTACTGCCTTCAGCACTTTGACTGTCGTCTGAACGCCACGACCGTGAGGAAGAGACCGGCGCCATCTGACAGAGCTGCTTCACACCGAACGTCTATA gcGTCTCTAGCTTCAGCTCCCTCGCTCTCCTCCACTGACTCTCTGATCTCAGCCGACCACCGCCGCCCGTCAG tgtgtgtgtgtttctgtgtgtgtctgtgtgtgtgtgcggctgtGTTGGGGTGTTTGCAGCGGTTTCTGTGA